One window from the genome of Enterobacter asburiae encodes:
- the entC gene encoding isochorismate synthase EntC, translating to MDTSLAEEVQHNATTLQSDSFFFMSPYRSFTTSGCFARFSETAVGGDDPAGRFQQKLAQAFRNAKASGIAHPVMVGAIPFDTRKPSSLFIPERWQTFSRPARQQSSRYFSGSQALKVEQRTEIPSQPVFEEMVARAASLTATPQVNKVVLSRLIDIATDKHIDSGALMERLIAQNPASFNFHVPLEDGGVLLGASPELLLRKEGGHFSSLPLAGSARRQPDDVLDREAGNKLLASEKDRHEHDLVTQAMKAILAPRSHHLSMPDSPQLITTPTLWHLATPVEGEARENENALTLACLLHPTPALSGFPHQVAKELIAELEPFDRELFGGIVGWCDSEGNGEWVVTIRCARLNKNTVRLFAGAGIVPASSPVGEWRETGVKLSTMLNVFGLH from the coding sequence ATGGACACGTCCCTGGCTGAGGAAGTTCAGCACAACGCGACCACGCTGCAATCAGACAGCTTTTTCTTTATGTCGCCTTACCGCAGTTTTACCACGTCCGGCTGTTTTGCCCGTTTCTCTGAGACCGCCGTTGGCGGCGACGATCCGGCAGGCCGCTTCCAGCAGAAATTAGCCCAGGCTTTTCGGAATGCAAAAGCCAGCGGCATCGCCCATCCGGTCATGGTTGGGGCCATCCCTTTCGATACCCGCAAGCCGTCTTCGCTGTTTATTCCCGAACGCTGGCAGACGTTTTCCCGCCCGGCGCGTCAGCAGTCTTCACGCTATTTTTCCGGCTCGCAGGCGCTGAAGGTTGAACAACGCACCGAGATCCCCTCGCAGCCCGTGTTCGAAGAGATGGTCGCTCGCGCCGCGTCGCTCACCGCCACGCCGCAGGTGAACAAGGTGGTGCTATCGCGCCTGATCGACATTGCGACCGATAAACACATTGATAGCGGTGCGCTGATGGAGCGCCTGATCGCCCAGAACCCGGCGAGCTTTAACTTCCACGTGCCGCTGGAAGACGGCGGCGTGCTGCTGGGGGCAAGCCCCGAACTGCTGCTGCGCAAAGAGGGCGGGCACTTTAGCTCGCTGCCGCTGGCAGGCTCGGCGCGTCGTCAGCCGGACGACGTATTAGATCGCGAAGCGGGCAATAAGCTGCTGGCCTCCGAAAAGGACCGTCACGAGCACGACCTGGTGACCCAGGCGATGAAGGCCATTCTGGCACCGCGCAGCCACCATCTGAGCATGCCGGATTCTCCTCAGCTGATTACCACGCCGACGCTGTGGCATCTGGCGACGCCGGTAGAAGGCGAGGCGCGTGAAAATGAAAACGCCCTGACGCTGGCCTGCCTGCTGCACCCGACCCCGGCGCTGAGCGGCTTCCCGCATCAGGTAGCAAAAGAACTGATTGCCGAGCTGGAGCCGTTCGACCGCGAGCTGTTCGGCGGCATCGTCGGCTGGTGCGACAGCGAAGGCAACGGCGAGTGGGTGGTGACCATCCGCTGCGCGCGTCTGAATAAAAATACCGTTCGCCTGTTTGCCGGTGCGGGCATTGTGCCCGCCTCCTCGCCGGTGGGCGAGTGGCGCGAAACGGGCGTGAAGCTCTCCACCATGCTCAACGTGTTTGGCCTGCACTAA